From the genome of Candidatus Roizmanbacteria bacterium, one region includes:
- the pyrB gene encoding aspartate carbamoyltransferase, translating to MSKGLYAGKDILSLAQFDRKSIDKILHSTKKIIALSNKNKCSNLLKGSIIALLFFEPSTRTYNSFSSAAQRLGAGVIGLRDISVTSMVKGETFEDTIRIYNGYSDLIVIRHPESGSAARAAVVANVPVLNAGDGGNEHPTQTLLDLYTIKSKFGRLSNLKVVIGGDPLHSRAMRSLALGLSLYSNNTVYFLSPKKLSLSRDLFAQLKKKGLKVEEIFNEKDMPLDAHIWYWNRIQKERFVSRKEAKKIKESFVVTPSFLKKYGNKKLIIMNPLPRIDEISIEVDSDPRSVYFEQAKNGMYVRMALLALVLKKI from the coding sequence ATGAGTAAGGGTCTATACGCGGGTAAAGATATACTTTCACTTGCACAATTTGATAGAAAGTCGATTGATAAAATTCTCCACTCAACTAAGAAAATAATAGCTCTTAGTAATAAAAATAAGTGCAGTAATCTACTTAAGGGGAGCATAATTGCTCTCCTTTTTTTTGAACCATCGACGAGAACATATAACTCATTTTCAAGTGCTGCACAGAGACTCGGCGCAGGAGTAATTGGACTACGCGATATCTCTGTAACTTCAATGGTAAAGGGAGAGACTTTCGAGGACACGATCAGAATTTATAATGGATACTCAGACTTGATTGTAATTCGGCATCCTGAATCGGGATCTGCAGCAAGAGCTGCAGTGGTTGCGAATGTTCCGGTTCTGAATGCGGGTGATGGAGGTAACGAGCATCCAACTCAAACTTTGTTGGACTTATATACTATTAAATCTAAATTTGGAAGATTGTCCAACCTTAAAGTAGTTATCGGAGGAGATCCTTTGCACAGTAGAGCAATGCGTTCATTAGCATTAGGTTTATCTCTATATTCAAACAATACCGTATACTTTCTTTCACCAAAAAAATTAAGTTTGTCTCGAGATTTGTTTGCTCAACTTAAAAAAAAGGGATTAAAGGTAGAGGAAATATTTAATGAAAAGGATATGCCGTTGGATGCCCACATTTGGTATTGGAATAGGATACAGAAGGAACGGTTTGTATCTCGCAAAGAAGCGAAAAAAATTAAAGAGTCTTTTGTCGTAACTCCATCTTTTCTTAAGAAATACGGCAATAAAAAACTGATAATTATGAATCCTCTTCCGCGAATTGATGAGATATCAATAGAGGTTGATTCTGATCCTCGATCAGTTTATTTTGAGCAGGCAAAAAACGGTATGTATGTACGCATGGCACTTCTCGCATTAGTGTTGAAAAAAATATGA
- a CDS encoding sortase: MALYKYVKEKKTKTRRAMQMISYITLTTGTLILFWAFYPVISFEIYSRFFLPNISASPVPLSMGITAQGFDNEVLGSSTKYSNNLRDFTQASLWFPSVAKVVSSATTPSKAYSISIPKINIYDAKVSVGGEDLSKSLVHYQPVSMPGSVGNTVIFGHSSLPQLFNVNNYKTIFTFLPSLNEGDVIKVNLQNTTYDYVVSEMFVVKPDQVSVLNQTTDSSILTLVTCVPPGTWWNRLVVRAKLKSTPDQLRD, encoded by the coding sequence ATGGCTCTATATAAATATGTAAAAGAAAAGAAAACGAAAACCCGTCGTGCTATGCAGATGATTTCTTATATCACCCTTACTACTGGAACGCTCATTCTTTTCTGGGCTTTTTATCCAGTTATCTCTTTTGAGATTTATTCTAGATTTTTTCTTCCCAACATTTCAGCTTCGCCAGTTCCGTTATCGATGGGAATAACAGCACAAGGATTTGATAATGAGGTTCTCGGGAGTTCCACGAAGTATTCCAATAATCTTAGAGACTTCACACAAGCCAGTCTTTGGTTTCCTTCAGTAGCAAAGGTTGTAAGTTCTGCAACGACTCCTTCAAAAGCTTACAGTATTTCAATACCTAAAATAAATATTTACGATGCGAAGGTGAGTGTAGGGGGAGAGGATCTTTCAAAGAGCCTAGTTCATTACCAACCAGTTTCGATGCCTGGTTCTGTGGGGAATACCGTCATCTTCGGTCACTCGAGTCTCCCGCAATTATTTAATGTTAACAACTACAAAACAATCTTCACCTTCCTGCCATCTCTTAATGAGGGAGATGTAATTAAGGTAAATCTTCAAAACACAACCTACGACTATGTGGTAAGCGAGATGTTTGTGGTGAAGCCAGATCAGGTCTCGGTTCTCAATCAGACTACTGATTCGTCTATTTTGACCCTCGTTACCTGCGTTCCACCAGGCACATGGTGGAATCGTCTAGTGGTGAGGGCGAAGCTAAAATCGACGCCTGATCAGCTTCGAGATTAA
- a CDS encoding IMP dehydrogenase, translated as MVDKIKSTGITFDDVLLVPGYSDFSRADISLKTRISKRISIDIPFTSAPMDTVTESTLSIALGSVGGLGIIHRNLSVENQAKEVEKVKKLKLKVGAAIGTSKGFEDRVKALINAGADLIALDSAHGFTSSLIKALKFIKKQYPKVDVMAGNIATSDGARALILAGADSLRVGMGPGAICTTRIVSGMGIPQITAILETSRAAAKSGVPVIADGGIKFSGDITKALAAGASACMMGSFFASCEEAPGQTYRLSPAQIPARFKSIIGKNPKATYLFKSYRGMGSVGAMKKGEKIKSEDEYHGKNYSDRVLVAEGVEGLVPVKGSVKQVIDQAIGGITSGMYYVGVRSILELQKKSSFIQITHASLTESHPHNILVTNPGENYV; from the coding sequence ATGGTAGACAAAATAAAATCTACTGGCATTACCTTCGACGACGTTCTTCTTGTTCCCGGTTATAGCGACTTTAGTAGAGCCGATATTTCGTTGAAAACAAGGATCTCAAAAAGAATTTCTATTGATATTCCATTCACCTCAGCTCCCATGGACACGGTCACCGAAAGCACACTATCAATAGCGCTTGGTTCAGTTGGTGGTTTAGGAATTATTCATAGAAATCTTTCTGTAGAAAACCAAGCGAAGGAAGTTGAAAAAGTTAAAAAATTGAAACTCAAGGTTGGAGCTGCCATTGGAACGAGCAAAGGATTTGAAGATAGGGTTAAAGCATTAATAAATGCTGGAGCAGATCTCATTGCCTTAGATAGTGCGCATGGATTTACTTCATCTCTCATTAAGGCACTTAAATTTATCAAAAAACAGTATCCTAAAGTTGATGTAATGGCTGGAAACATCGCTACATCTGATGGTGCGCGTGCTCTAATTCTTGCGGGAGCTGATAGTTTGCGTGTTGGAATGGGACCAGGTGCAATCTGTACAACTCGAATTGTTTCAGGTATGGGAATTCCCCAGATTACCGCTATCCTGGAAACATCACGTGCCGCCGCCAAATCTGGAGTTCCTGTAATCGCAGATGGTGGTATTAAGTTTTCCGGTGACATTACAAAGGCACTAGCAGCTGGAGCGAGTGCATGTATGATGGGGAGTTTTTTTGCGTCCTGCGAAGAGGCGCCAGGCCAAACTTACAGACTCTCCCCTGCACAGATTCCTGCACGCTTTAAAAGCATTATCGGAAAAAATCCCAAGGCCACATATTTATTCAAATCATACCGAGGAATGGGTTCTGTTGGAGCAATGAAAAAAGGTGAAAAAATTAAATCGGAGGACGAGTACCATGGAAAAAATTATAGTGACCGCGTTCTCGTTGCAGAAGGCGTAGAAGGTTTAGTTCCGGTAAAGGGCTCGGTAAAGCAAGTGATCGATCAGGCAATCGGAGGAATAACATCCGGTATGTATTATGTAGGAGTTAGGTCAATTTTAGAGCTACAGAAAAAATCTTCTTTTATACAGATCACACACGCATCCCTTACTGAAAGTCATCCGCATAATATTCTCGTAACAAATCCGGGAGAAAATTATGTCTAA
- a CDS encoding PBP1A family penicillin-binding protein → MKLTYYILFGLINFFILIGDVTRYILVAPFKFLNFLGRYCVRAWQAILRTIHSPKLPNFSIKVPHFRFASFLIFTKKKKTFTKLKKKIVRRSIAGEQIPFLKLRFFLIGFLTAGILTMFYQSYLLVKSLPSPRSIGKVNYPLSTHIYDRNGKILYEFYRDQNRTPVKLKELKPYVYQASIAIEDKDFFTHNGVSPIGGIARAFKEFVLTKQVQGGSTITQQLVKTALLSPDRTIERKIKEMILALWTERLYGKDKILEMYLNQVAYGGSAYGIEEASKAYFGKSAKDLKLSEAALLAGLPQAPSIYSPFSNPKFAFERRNEVLKKMLEQSYITKEQYNAAEQESLPNFSSTTSIHAPHFVFYVKGELEKKFGIRTVEEGGLRVNTSLDLSIQDEVQNILQEEIAKVAGLNVTNGAVIVTRPSTGEIIAMVGSIDYFNSPNGAFNVTTALRQPGSSIKPLMYSLALEKGMTAATTIDDSPVVFRISDTESYSPVNYDGRFHGRVTLRSALANSYNIPAVKTLNQLGVNSFIEHARQLGISTWIDSSQYGLSLTLGGGEVTMLDMARSYGTFANLGYRVDLDPINSVLSLDSDKLYEHEPKKRPVLSSASAYVITDILSDNVARQSAFGPNSQLEIPGYKVAVKTGTTDSKKDNWTIGYTPEFLVSVWVGNNNNSPMNPALASGVTGAAPIWNRVMSMLLKNYSTQNTWFNKPESVVSKPCIGGKVEYFMAGTENSVNCRIPASPTPTP, encoded by the coding sequence ATGAAGCTAACTTACTATATACTATTCGGCCTGATCAATTTCTTCATCTTAATCGGCGATGTAACGCGATATATTTTAGTTGCGCCCTTCAAGTTTCTAAACTTTCTTGGTCGATACTGTGTGAGAGCTTGGCAAGCTATCCTACGAACCATTCACAGCCCCAAACTTCCAAACTTTAGCATAAAGGTGCCTCACTTTAGATTTGCCAGCTTTCTAATATTCACTAAAAAGAAAAAAACCTTTACCAAGCTAAAAAAAAAGATTGTGAGACGGTCTATTGCTGGGGAGCAGATTCCGTTTCTCAAACTACGATTCTTCTTGATTGGTTTTTTAACCGCTGGAATTCTTACCATGTTCTATCAGTCGTATCTACTGGTAAAATCCCTCCCATCACCGAGAAGTATTGGTAAGGTAAACTACCCACTATCAACACATATCTACGATCGAAACGGAAAGATTTTATATGAATTTTATAGAGATCAAAACAGAACGCCCGTGAAGCTTAAAGAACTTAAACCGTACGTATATCAAGCATCAATTGCCATTGAGGATAAAGACTTCTTTACTCATAATGGCGTGTCTCCAATTGGAGGAATTGCTCGTGCCTTTAAAGAGTTTGTCCTCACTAAGCAGGTGCAAGGTGGATCAACCATAACTCAGCAACTCGTAAAAACGGCACTGCTCAGCCCGGACCGCACAATAGAACGAAAGATCAAGGAAATGATATTGGCGCTATGGACCGAGAGGTTGTACGGGAAAGATAAAATTCTAGAGATGTATCTAAATCAAGTTGCGTATGGCGGATCAGCCTACGGAATAGAGGAGGCTTCAAAAGCATATTTTGGTAAGTCTGCAAAGGATCTTAAATTAAGTGAAGCTGCGCTTTTAGCTGGATTACCACAAGCTCCTTCTATATACTCACCTTTTTCAAACCCGAAGTTTGCTTTTGAGAGAAGGAATGAGGTGCTCAAAAAGATGCTTGAGCAGTCTTATATTACCAAAGAGCAGTATAACGCAGCCGAACAAGAATCGCTGCCTAATTTTTCTTCCACCACATCTATACATGCCCCCCATTTCGTATTTTACGTAAAGGGAGAACTTGAAAAGAAATTTGGAATTAGAACAGTAGAGGAAGGAGGTCTGAGGGTCAACACATCTCTAGATCTGTCTATTCAGGATGAGGTACAGAATATTTTGCAAGAGGAAATTGCTAAGGTTGCGGGACTGAATGTTACGAATGGAGCTGTAATTGTCACGAGACCTTCAACTGGCGAGATCATAGCGATGGTAGGCTCGATCGACTATTTCAATTCTCCAAACGGTGCCTTTAATGTCACCACAGCACTAAGACAGCCGGGTAGTTCGATTAAGCCGTTAATGTACTCCCTAGCACTTGAAAAAGGCATGACGGCCGCAACTACCATAGATGATTCACCTGTAGTTTTTAGAATCTCTGATACGGAATCATACAGTCCGGTAAACTATGACGGCAGATTTCACGGTAGAGTGACTCTGAGATCGGCGCTTGCAAATTCTTATAATATTCCAGCTGTTAAAACCTTAAATCAGTTAGGAGTAAATTCCTTTATAGAACATGCGAGACAACTGGGAATTTCCACATGGATTGATTCGTCGCAGTACGGTCTGTCCTTAACTCTTGGTGGTGGTGAGGTTACTATGTTGGATATGGCTAGATCGTATGGAACCTTTGCAAACCTTGGCTATCGTGTTGATCTAGACCCGATTAACTCCGTATTAAGTTTAGATAGTGACAAACTTTACGAACATGAACCAAAAAAAAGACCTGTACTTAGTTCAGCATCCGCATATGTGATTACCGATATACTTTCTGATAATGTAGCACGACAGTCAGCATTCGGTCCAAATTCTCAACTTGAGATACCCGGATACAAAGTGGCAGTTAAGACTGGAACAACAGATAGTAAAAAAGACAACTGGACGATAGGATACACTCCTGAATTCCTGGTTTCGGTATGGGTAGGAAACAACAATAATTCGCCAATGAATCCTGCATTAGCGTCCGGAGTTACAGGAGCAGCGCCTATCTGGAACCGAGTTATGTCTATGCTTCTTAAGAACTACAGTACTCAAAATACTTGGTTTAATAAGCCAGAATCTGTAGTTAGTAAGCCTTGTATTGGCGGTAAGGTAGAATACTTTATGGCCGGAACAGAAAACTCTGTAAACTGTAGAATACCAGCATCCCCAACTCCAACACCATAA
- the carA gene encoding glutamine-hydrolyzing carbamoyl-phosphate synthase small subunit gives MNTKLVLEDGTSFEGNSFGHRSSISGEVVFATGMTGYPEAFTDPSFAGQILVMTYPIVGSYGVPDKKYWESNKIQISGLIVSTYNSTPSHYQSRMTLQEWLIKERIPALEVRDTRLLTKKIRMHGALLGKIIVGENISFSDPNKENLVSKVSQRNVTYEGTGKRTIVQIDCGTKRNISNCLTKRNVRVITVPWDMNPLHLKEKFDAVLVSNGPGDPTMVPQTIKNVQELMNKKVPMLGICLGNQIIALAAGGKTKKLKFGHRGQNQPCILVGTKRCFLTTQNHGFVVSNVPNGFNQWFINANDRTNEGLIHKNLPIMSVQFHPEANPGPIDTEWIFDYFLKKINEKK, from the coding sequence ATGAATACCAAGTTAGTGCTTGAGGATGGAACCTCGTTTGAAGGAAATTCTTTTGGGCATCGCTCATCTATTTCTGGCGAGGTTGTGTTTGCCACCGGAATGACCGGATACCCCGAAGCCTTTACCGACCCTTCATTTGCAGGACAGATACTGGTTATGACCTATCCGATAGTTGGAAGCTATGGAGTACCTGACAAAAAATATTGGGAGTCAAATAAAATTCAGATCTCAGGTCTTATCGTCTCTACATACAACAGCACTCCTTCACATTATCAATCCAGAATGACTCTTCAAGAGTGGTTGATAAAAGAAAGGATTCCAGCTCTTGAGGTGAGAGATACTAGACTACTGACAAAAAAAATACGAATGCATGGAGCGCTTCTTGGTAAAATCATAGTTGGCGAGAATATATCCTTCTCAGATCCGAACAAAGAAAACCTTGTTTCTAAAGTCTCTCAAAGAAATGTAACGTATGAAGGAACGGGAAAGAGAACAATTGTGCAGATAGACTGTGGCACAAAAAGAAATATTTCTAACTGTCTAACTAAAAGAAATGTACGGGTAATAACTGTGCCATGGGATATGAACCCGCTACATCTAAAGGAAAAATTCGATGCGGTGCTTGTCTCAAATGGACCGGGAGACCCAACTATGGTCCCACAGACAATAAAAAATGTTCAGGAGCTAATGAACAAGAAGGTTCCTATGTTGGGTATATGTTTAGGAAACCAAATAATTGCTCTAGCGGCGGGTGGCAAAACTAAGAAGCTCAAGTTCGGGCATAGAGGACAGAATCAACCTTGTATATTAGTTGGAACTAAACGATGTTTCTTGACAACTCAGAACCATGGGTTCGTAGTTTCAAATGTTCCCAATGGGTTTAATCAGTGGTTTATAAATGCAAACGATCGGACAAATGAAGGTCTAATTCACAAAAACCTACCAATAATGTCTGTCCAGTTTCATCCTGAAGCAAATCCAGGGCCGATCGATACTGAGTGGATATTTGATTATTTTTTGAAAAAAATAAATGAAAAAAAATAG
- the pyrF gene encoding orotidine-5'-phosphate decarboxylase, with amino-acid sequence MSFHQKLKKAISQNNSLLCVGLDPVKTPLFSFNKKIIDQTHDLVCAFKPNPAFYEAYGAKGVVELKKTIDYIHKKYPMIPVILDAKRGDIGNTNEGYASYAFKYLEADAMTIMPYMGIESLDVFFKNIDKGLIVGCHSSNPGSKEFQEQKVNGMPLYHLVARNLVKAHGKNPNTMIFMGATFANELVQMRKIVDDMTMLVPGVGAQGGNVQEFVEAGKNSKGAGLIINSSRGIIFAENPRREAMMLRDQINWYR; translated from the coding sequence ATGAGTTTTCATCAAAAGCTTAAAAAAGCAATATCCCAAAATAATTCTTTACTTTGTGTGGGTTTGGATCCGGTAAAGACTCCTTTATTTTCTTTCAATAAAAAAATCATAGACCAAACTCATGACTTGGTCTGTGCATTTAAACCTAACCCAGCTTTTTACGAAGCTTATGGCGCTAAGGGAGTAGTAGAGTTAAAAAAAACAATTGATTACATACATAAAAAATATCCAATGATACCTGTGATTCTTGACGCAAAGAGAGGGGATATTGGAAATACGAATGAGGGCTATGCGTCATATGCCTTTAAGTATTTAGAGGCAGATGCTATGACAATCATGCCATACATGGGTATAGAATCGCTAGATGTTTTTTTCAAAAACATTGATAAGGGGCTTATTGTGGGCTGTCATTCCTCAAATCCTGGTAGTAAGGAGTTTCAGGAACAGAAGGTAAATGGTATGCCACTATATCACTTAGTTGCAAGAAACTTGGTGAAGGCTCACGGAAAAAATCCAAATACAATGATTTTTATGGGTGCCACCTTCGCAAATGAATTAGTTCAGATGAGAAAGATAGTTGACGACATGACTATGTTGGTTCCTGGAGTTGGTGCGCAAGGTGGAAACGTGCAGGAGTTTGTAGAAGCTGGGAAAAACTCAAAGGGAGCAGGGTTAATAATTAACTCCTCAAGAGGAATAATATTTGCTGAAAATCCACGACGTGAAGCAATGATGCTGCGTGATCAAATCAATTGGTATCGTTAA
- the serS gene encoding serine--tRNA ligase, which produces MLSIDFIRENKQKVADAAKHKNRVVELDTILSYDEERKQLIHKIQKLREQRNTQSEAKPDDSVIAQGKKIKEELKTLESRLLEIDTKLQALLLQIPNVPLDRVPVGKDEKDNVRERLWGKVPEFSFKSKSHIELAEDLDLVDFVRGSKVSGYRGYFLKNELAQLHIGVLMFAYQTLIKNGFTPLIAPSLVKAFALEGTGQFPWGKEEVYETNDTDTYLSGTAEVPVTALHSGDILAESDLPKKYVALSPCFRKEAGSYGKDTKGLYRVHEFWKIEQVVLAKNDPAEGLAIHEELMKNAEEILQGLELPYEVMLMCTGDMGEPQQYKHDINTWMPSRNAYSETMSNSLMGDFQARRLNLKYRTKDGKTQYCYTLNNTCIASPRILIALLENHQQEDGSVKIPKALQPFAGFKEIRNKSRFFRIADPDRISGN; this is translated from the coding sequence ATGTTATCTATAGACTTCATTCGGGAGAACAAACAAAAAGTTGCAGATGCGGCGAAACATAAAAACCGCGTCGTAGAGCTAGATACAATTTTGTCATATGATGAAGAACGTAAGCAACTCATTCACAAGATACAGAAACTTCGTGAACAGCGAAATACTCAGTCAGAAGCTAAACCCGATGATTCGGTCATCGCACAAGGAAAAAAAATTAAGGAAGAGCTGAAGACATTAGAATCTCGGTTACTTGAGATAGATACCAAACTTCAAGCACTTCTACTTCAGATACCAAATGTTCCATTGGACCGAGTTCCGGTTGGAAAGGATGAGAAGGATAATGTTCGTGAACGACTTTGGGGAAAGGTACCAGAGTTTTCTTTCAAGTCGAAATCTCATATCGAGCTCGCAGAGGACCTTGATTTGGTTGATTTTGTCAGAGGATCTAAAGTTTCGGGATATAGAGGATACTTCCTTAAAAACGAGCTTGCCCAACTTCATATCGGAGTCCTTATGTTTGCCTACCAAACATTGATAAAAAATGGTTTTACTCCTCTAATTGCTCCATCATTAGTAAAGGCTTTTGCTCTCGAAGGAACGGGTCAGTTTCCATGGGGTAAGGAAGAGGTCTATGAGACAAATGACACCGATACATATCTTTCTGGTACCGCTGAGGTTCCGGTTACAGCACTTCACTCAGGCGATATTCTTGCGGAGTCAGATCTGCCAAAAAAGTATGTTGCGCTTTCCCCATGTTTTAGAAAAGAAGCTGGCTCTTATGGTAAAGATACAAAGGGCCTGTATCGTGTTCACGAATTTTGGAAAATAGAACAGGTAGTTTTAGCCAAAAATGATCCCGCTGAAGGACTCGCTATTCATGAGGAACTTATGAAAAATGCTGAGGAAATTCTTCAAGGTTTGGAGCTGCCTTACGAAGTAATGTTGATGTGTACCGGAGATATGGGCGAACCTCAACAGTATAAACACGATATTAATACCTGGATGCCATCTCGAAACGCATACTCGGAGACTATGTCAAACTCACTCATGGGCGATTTCCAAGCACGTCGTCTCAACCTAAAGTATCGAACCAAGGATGGTAAAACGCAATACTGTTACACACTAAACAATACCTGCATAGCTTCCCCACGCATACTCATAGCTCTTCTCGAAAATCATCAACAGGAAGATGGATCAGTCAAGATTCCAAAAGCTCTCCAGCCCTTTGCAGGTTTTAAAGAAATAAGAAATAAGTCCCGATTCTTCAGAATCGCGGATCCCGATCGTATATCGGGAAACTAA
- a CDS encoding amidohydrolase family protein → MKSSQLRLPGLIDVHVHFRDPGQTHKEDFFTGTAASLAGGYTMVLDMPNNADPIVSRRALKSKIKSAKSKAVCDIGFHLGSLGNDFDELGKIYKKVVGLKLYLNQTTGGFIIDVAAMKKIYKAWHRLTKTKPILLHAEEDVMGDVTKVLKEIKHPTHICHISSQAELEPIIKAKNKGLPITCGVCPHHLFLSTSDVKRLGALGLMKPSLKTKSDQKFLWKNLKYIDVIESDHAPHTLKEKRSVTPPFGVPGVETTLPLLLTSMYKKRITFEADY, encoded by the coding sequence ATGAAAAGCAGTCAACTGAGATTACCAGGATTGATAGACGTGCATGTTCACTTTCGCGATCCAGGACAGACTCATAAGGAAGACTTCTTTACAGGTACTGCTGCCTCGCTTGCTGGAGGTTACACGATGGTTCTCGATATGCCGAACAATGCCGATCCGATCGTATCGCGTCGAGCATTAAAGTCGAAAATCAAAAGTGCAAAGTCTAAAGCTGTTTGTGATATAGGATTCCATTTAGGCTCTTTGGGCAATGATTTTGATGAATTAGGCAAGATATACAAAAAGGTCGTTGGGCTTAAGCTGTATCTCAATCAAACAACGGGTGGTTTTATTATCGATGTTGCCGCTATGAAAAAGATCTATAAAGCATGGCATAGACTAACAAAAACTAAACCAATACTTCTACACGCTGAGGAGGATGTTATGGGAGATGTCACGAAGGTCTTAAAAGAGATCAAACACCCCACTCATATCTGCCATATCTCATCTCAAGCTGAATTGGAACCGATCATCAAGGCAAAGAATAAAGGATTGCCAATCACCTGTGGAGTATGTCCGCATCATTTATTTCTCTCCACATCGGATGTGAAGAGGTTGGGTGCACTCGGGTTAATGAAGCCATCATTAAAAACAAAATCAGATCAAAAATTCCTCTGGAAAAATCTCAAATATATTGATGTCATTGAATCAGACCACGCACCTCATACGCTAAAGGAAAAGCGCTCGGTTACCCCTCCATTTGGGGTTCCTGGTGTAGAGACAACGCTCCCATTACTACTTACGTCAATGTATAAAAAGAGAATAACCTTTGAAGCAGATTATTGA
- a CDS encoding EamA family transporter, producing the protein MLESWKIIAVLTPIAFVVYQSLSKMLPKNVPVFLVTAYASLIGALVMFSIHLVTSSNKSLNLTGKSLALALLIGLFIVSGNFLIVKAYSLGAPQSTFTAMFYPVLIILGVLAGVVIWHEKLNALQVLGMALSVVGVVLISYFRK; encoded by the coding sequence ATGCTTGAAAGTTGGAAAATCATTGCGGTACTAACTCCCATCGCATTCGTTGTATACCAATCACTCTCAAAAATGCTTCCGAAAAATGTACCTGTGTTTCTAGTTACCGCATATGCATCTTTAATCGGAGCGCTCGTTATGTTTTCGATTCATCTTGTAACCTCATCCAACAAATCTCTAAACTTAACAGGGAAAAGCCTAGCCCTAGCATTACTCATCGGATTATTTATCGTCTCAGGAAATTTTCTTATCGTGAAAGCGTATTCTCTTGGAGCACCTCAGTCTACCTTTACCGCAATGTTTTACCCGGTCCTTATCATTCTTGGAGTTCTGGCTGGAGTAGTAATTTGGCATGAAAAATTAAATGCTCTTCAGGTACTCGGTATGGCATTATCAGTCGTTGGTGTAGTTCTCATTAGCTATTTCAGAAAATAA